GATGACTCGAACTCTGCTCCTTCGCGGGATGCTGGTGGGTGTTGTTGCGGGCCTGCTCGTCTTCGCGTTTGCACGATGGATCGGCGAGCCGCAGGTGGAGCGCGCGATTGCGTTTGAGACGGCTGCGGATCAGGCTAAGGGCGAGGCTCCTGAGCTGGAGATGGTGAGCCGTCGCGTGCAGAAGAGCTTCGGACTGCTTACCGGCACGGTGGTCTATGGTGCGGCGGTTGGTGGGTTGTTTGGGCTGGTGTTTGCGTTGGCCTATGGGCGGATTGGGGAGCTGGGGCCGCGGGCGCTGTCGGCTGTGCTGGCTGGGCTTGGGTTTGTGGCGATTGTGCTGGTGCCTCAACTGAAGTATCCGGCGAATCCGCCGGCGGTGGGGAGTGCGGAGACGATTGGGGTTCGTACCGGGGCTTATTTTTTGCTGATTGCTGTTTCGATTGCGGCGATGGTGTTTTCTTTGCAGATGCGGAAGAGGCTGGCGCGGCGGTTTGGGGAGTGGAACGGTTCCCTGCTGGCGGCTGCGTTGTTTGTGGTGGTTGTGAGTTTGGTGGCGCACTTTTTGCCGGTGGTGGATGAGGTTCCGGCTGGGTTCCCTGTAACGCTGATGTGGAAGTTTCGCGTGGCGGCGGTGGAGATTCAGGCGGTGCTTTGGGGGACGCTAGGGTTGGGGTTGGGGTGGTGGATGGAGCGGGAGCTGGGTTTGGGGCGCATTCCGAAGTAAGTCAGACAGCCGTTGATGCTTTGATGCAAACGCTTTTCGTATTTGACGTGGTTGAGATCGAGTGCGCACGGATGGGAGTCGCTCGCTGGTTGGGACTTAACTTTGAGTTCGTCCTATACTTCCGCTCAACGGCTTGTCGCTTGCTGCGATCAATTTGGCAGAAGCAATTGGAAGGGCCCGATGAAGGCGATCTTACGCACACAATACGGGCCACCAGACCTGTTGCAGTTCGCGGAGGTCGCAACACCTGTGCCTGGGGAGCGTGAGGTGATGATCAAGCTTTGCGCGGCAGCGGTGAATCCGCTGGACCTGTACCTGATGAAAGGTGCGCCGTGGGATCGGATGCCGGGACTGCGGAGGCGAAAACCGATGATCCTGGGTTGCGACGTGGCGGGCCGCGTGGAAGCGGTGGGGAAAGCGGTAAATGGGTTTCAGGCTGGGGACGAGGTATTCGGGGTCACAGGTTTCAAAGGGCAGGGATTTGCCGAATACGTATGTGTCGCTGAGGAGAATCTGGGGCCGAAGCCGGGCAACCTGACGTTTGAGGAAGCGGCGGCGGTACCGGTCGCGGCCATTACGGCGTTGCAGGGTCTTCGCGATAAGGGAAGGATTCGGCCAGGGTCTAAGGTTCTTGTGGAAGGGGCGTCTGGCGGCGTGGGCACTTTTGCGGTACAGATTGCCAAAGCGTTCGGGGCTGATGTGACCGCAGTGTGCAGCACGAGGAATGTGGAGATAGCGCGTTCGATTGGCGCAGACCGTGTCATCGATTACACGAAAGAGGATTTCACGCGGGACGCGCAGCGGTACGATCTGATACTGGGAGCGAATGCGCATCACTCGATCTTGGACTATAGGAGTGCGCTGACTGAGAACGGCGTTTATGTCGCGGCTGGGGGTGGTTTGTTTCAGATCTTCGAGGTGTTTGTCATGGCGCCGGTGCTATCGCGAATGGGGCGGAAGAAGATGGGTTTCTTTTTGACGAAAGTTACCCGGAAAGACCTGGATTTTATGAAGGATCTTCTGGAGAGCGGCAAAGTTGTGCCGGTGATTGACAGACGTTATCGGCTGAGCGAGGCGGCGGAAGCGCTTCGCTACCTGGCAGAAGGACATGCGCAGGGGAAGATTGTGCTGACCGTTTCGCAGCGTCTCGATATTTGAGGGGGGCGATTCTTCGCGACCTCAGCCGATGATGTCTCTGGCATAGGAGACACACTTCTCTACTTCTTCGGGCGAACGACCGGTTCCGGCATAGTCGCAATCTACGTATGCTGTGATCGGAGCTTGTTTTTGTTTCAGGAACTGTAGGACTTCTTTCATGTGCGCTGCGCCTTCTCCAAACGGAACACTTGGGCCTCCGGGCATCGCGTCCTTGAGATCGAACGCGTACATGGACGCATAGTTGGTTTGGACAAACTGCAATGCGTCGATCTTTGCTTTCGTCAGGTCGCCTATGTCGGGGTCCATACGGAAGTATTGAGAGGCGGCGAGCTGTTGCTTCAGCTCGTTCAGATCGGAGAACTGAAGTCCGACGATCATTCGATGTTTGTCCGCTGCAGCCGCTGTCATGGTTGTCAACGTTGCCGGGAGGCGGGTAACGAGCGAATCCGCTCCGAGAGCTTTTGCCATCAGGAATAGGCGGTCGATCTCTGCCTCAGAGCTCCCCATTCTGACCGAATAGGATTTAATTCTGAGGCCCTGTTTTTCAAAGGTGGACCGGATGTCTTCGAAGTAGCTCATGGGAACCGAGAGTCGCCACTTCGTCAGCGCAGCCGCGGTCGCCTTTTGTTCTTCCAGTTGCTGCGGGGTTGGAGACGATTTGGGTGGGCTGAAGATGCCTGCGGGAAACACGGGATTGAACTTCACGGGTTCGACGTGGGTGAATAGGATCTGACAGTCGTGTAGTCTCGTCTGCTTCATCGCCTGAATAATGATTGGAATTGCTTCCTCCTGGGAAAGAGCTCGCAGACTCCATGTGTTCAGTCCGAGTCTGAGTCCATTCTCCGCAAATCCGAAGCTCCGGCGCGAGCAGGCGGCTATGGCCGCGAGCGCACCTATTCCCTGGTTAAACTGCCTTCTTGAGAGCTTCATCGATTGCCTCACCAATTCTGGTTAGCTGCTTGCGTGTTGGGCAATTCTAAATTGTGAGATGACTGTACCTTATGTCCCACGCGTTCAGCATGGTGAGCGCCAGAGATGGCGCAGGTTCTGACAGCCTGCGCGGAAGGCGGCCACTTCGTGGCGGTCTACCCTTCCTACTAGTTGCGGCGGCCCAGGGTTGGGCGGTCGTCGGTGCTGCTGGCCGGATTGTTCGGGTTGTTGGGGTCGTTGTTGCCGTTGCCGCTGGCGGTGCGGCGCAGCGTGGGCTTGTTGCCGCCCTTGCCGTCGTTGATCTTGCGCTTGTTCTCGAGACGGGCGAGGCGGGACTTTACGTCGTCGAACTCGGAGGTGGTGACCATGTAGTCGGGGCGCGCGGGGAGGATGGTGGCGATCTCCTCCTCGGAGTGCATGATGCGGTCGGGGGTCTGGGGATGGTCGGCGAAGACCTTGGCGAGGGTGCCGGGCTTGTGCTTCTCGAGGGCGTCGAGTTTTTCGAAGAACTGCACGAAGGCCTGGGGATCGTAGCCGGACTTGTACATGTACTGGACGCCGAGCCAGTCGGCTTCGGCCTCGTCCATGCGGGAGAACTGGAGGAAGCTCAGGGGGATGGCGAGCTGGGTGGCCTCGTAGATGCCGTACCCGGTCCAGCTGCCTTGGGTGAAGATGATGAGCGGGATGGAGCCGATCTGCGCGTAGTTCATCTTGGTCATCTGGCGGGCGGCGTGGTGGGCGCAGACGTGGGCGGTCTCGTGGGCCATGACGCCGGCTAGCTCGGCTTCCTCGTCGGCGGCGAGGATGAGGCCGGAGTTGACGTAGAAGAAGCCGCCGGGAAGGGCCATGGCGTTGATCTCGTCGGAGTCGATGACTTTGATGGTGAAGGGGACTTTGCAGTCGGAGTTTTTGACGATGTTCTGGCCGACGCGGTTGACGTACTCAACGATGACGGGGTCGTTGACCATGTGAGCGGACTTTTCGATCTCCATGGAGTACTGCTTGCCGGTGCGGATCTCCCAGTCGGTGGAGTACCAGTTGGCCAGGCCGCGACCGCCGATGTTGCGGGTTCCTACGGAGTTGACGTCGTCTTCGCTACCGGGCTTGATGTTGGTCTTCATGTCCTCGCCGGGGGATGGGAGGCGATCGGTTTTGTTTTCAGCTTTGACCGCAGCCGCGGCGTCCTTACTCTCTTTGGGCGTGGCGGTGGGGTGGCCGGGGATGGGCTTCTCGGCGGGGATGTCGGAGGGGATGGTGGCGTTGACGGGAGTGGATTGAGCTGTAGATTGATCTGGGGCGCTGGACGGGGATGTGGTGGGCGTCTGCGCGGGTGGCGGAGTGTTGGCCGGGGTTTGGGTTTGAGTCTGCGACCACGCTGCGACGGAGAGCGTGAGGAAGGCGGTCAGGCCAAGGTGCGTGACGGATCGCATGTGGGGTCTCCTGGTGGGCCGCTTCCCTGCTGACCGGACGCAGCTCGACGAGTCTTAGACCATAGTATGCTCCTTTTGGTGAGCGGAAGGATACTCCCTGGGCTTTGGTTTTTCTGTGGGAGAGCAGGCTACTCTTCGACGAAAGATTTGAGCCTGCCCAGCGCCTGATCCCATTGCTGGGAGACGAGGTCGAGATAGCGCTTCATCTCTTCCAGTGGCTGGGGGTTGAATTCGAACAGGTTTTCGCGGCCGTTGCGGACCGCGTGAACGATGCCAACGCTCTCGAGCACACGCAGATGCTTGGTGATGGCCTGACGGGTGAGCGGAGAGCCTTCGGTCAATTGGGCGATCGATTGCGGCTGGCCGCCGGAGAGCCTGACGACGAGCGACAGCCGCGTCCGGTCTCCCAGGGCGGCAAAGACGGGTGCATAGGATCTTTGGCGTTTGCCAGGGCCTTGGCGTTTGCTAGGGGTTCTGGGTGACATGGGTTTCGATATTGCCGAGCTGCTGCGCCCAGCCGTTCTCGTTCATGCGGAAGGCCTCGAGACGGCGGTGCTCGGGGATCTTGTCGAAGCCTGATTCGGTGACCTGGAGCAGGGTGCCGCCTGGAATGCTCTTCAGACGGAATTGGACGAGTGTGGGTGTTTCGTTGGAGTAGTCGACTTTGGGATCGATGGCGTAGGGGTGCCAGGTGTAGGAGAAGAGGTGTTCGGGCTCGATCTTCTGGGTGGTGACCTCCATGACGAGGTGCTCGTAGCCGGGATGGGTAATTTGGCCGCGAGTGATGGAGCCGGGGAGGAATGGGCCTTCGAGTTTGACATGGAACCATTCGCCGAACTCCCGGTAGTCGGTGAGAGCGCGCCAGACGCGGGAGACTGGGGCTTTGAGCTCGATACTTTTTTCGATCTGATTCTTCGACATAGGCAACCTCACAGTTGCATATTAGAGGGATGATACGGAAAGTGCAACTTTTTGGTTGCTCTTTGGTTTTGAGAGGGGGGATCTGGAGGGATGGATGGGTGATTGCGCCGCGCTGGGGATGGAGGGTAGACAACTGCTGGGTTGAGAGGTTCGAGCGGGCTGGGCTGGTAGGCTTCGTCGGGATCCGAGAGGCGGACCTCAGCGGCTAAAGCCGCAATGCAACCAAAGCTCTCGCGGCACGGCTGAAGCCGTGCCCTTAAGCAAACGGACTTTTTCAGCAACCTCTTTAAGGGCGATTGCTCCCTCGCCTTCTCGATGACAGAAAGCTTAAGGCGTCGCTTGGGGATGGGGTTACCAGGTGTTGTAGGAGGTTCCGTCGGAGGCGGTCTGCTGGGCTCCGCTGTGGACGTCGTCGATGCCGGTCTCGGTCTGGTCGAGGCTGATGTTGGTGTCCTCCTGGACGGGGAGCCAGGTGTCGGAGCGGTGGGTGAAGGGGTCGACGGGCATGGACTTGAGGTAGCCAGCCTGGACGAGGTCGTCGAGGGATTGGGGGGCCTTGGCCTTGTCAACGGTGTAGGAGTCGATGGCCTGGCGCATGGTGTGGAGATCCTCTTTGAGGACGGCCTCTTTGGCGTTGCGGATGTTGCTGGTGTAGGCGGGGATGGCGATGGCAGCGAGCAGGCCGATGACGACCATGACGATCATGAGCTCGAGGAGGGTGAAGCCTTGTTCGGCTTGGCGGGTCTGTCCCGGTTCGAATGACTGGCCGGATGGGCGGGTGGAGCGAATTGGGGGGGTGGCTACCATGTGGAGTACTTCGTTCCGTCGAGTGCGGTTCCGGTGCTCTTGCTGTGGACGTCAAAGACGTTCTGGCCGCCGAAGGAGTCGGAGTCCGTGTCGTCCTGGTTGGAGCGCAGGCCCCAATCGGTGTTGTTGGTCATGGGGTCGACGGGGATGCGACGAAGAAATTTTACCTTTTTTCCCTGGGCAGCGGTGACCTCGACTCCGTCGACGAGGGTTTGCAGGTCGGGGGGGTAGCCGAGGGAGTCGGCTTTGATCTGGAAGGCTCCTTTGTCCGCGGCGTCCTTGTAGTGGTCGATGGCGTCGCGCATCTCCCAGAGGTCGCGGCGGAGTTCGCGCTCTTTAGTGCGCTTGACCTGGAAGCGGGCGATAGGGATGGCCGCGGAGGCGAGCAGGGCTACGATGGCTACGCAGATGATGAGCTCG
The Edaphobacter lichenicola genome window above contains:
- a CDS encoding CbtA family protein, with amino-acid sequence MTRTLLLRGMLVGVVAGLLVFAFARWIGEPQVERAIAFETAADQAKGEAPELEMVSRRVQKSFGLLTGTVVYGAAVGGLFGLVFALAYGRIGELGPRALSAVLAGLGFVAIVLVPQLKYPANPPAVGSAETIGVRTGAYFLLIAVSIAAMVFSLQMRKRLARRFGEWNGSLLAAALFVVVVSLVAHFLPVVDEVPAGFPVTLMWKFRVAAVEIQAVLWGTLGLGLGWWMERELGLGRIPK
- a CDS encoding SRPBCC family protein, translating into MSKNQIEKSIELKAPVSRVWRALTDYREFGEWFHVKLEGPFLPGSITRGQITHPGYEHLVMEVTTQKIEPEHLFSYTWHPYAIDPKVDYSNETPTLVQFRLKSIPGGTLLQVTESGFDKIPEHRRLEAFRMNENGWAQQLGNIETHVTQNP
- a CDS encoding type II secretion system protein → MVATPPIRSTRPSGQSFEPGQTRQAEQGFTLLELMIVMVVIGLLAAIAIPAYTSNIRNAKEAVLKEDLHTMRQAIDSYTVDKAKAPQSLDDLVQAGYLKSMPVDPFTHRSDTWLPVQEDTNISLDQTETGIDDVHSGAQQTASDGTSYNTW
- a CDS encoding ArsR/SmtB family transcription factor → MSPRTPSKRQGPGKRQRSYAPVFAALGDRTRLSLVVRLSGGQPQSIAQLTEGSPLTRQAITKHLRVLESVGIVHAVRNGRENLFEFNPQPLEEMKRYLDLVSQQWDQALGRLKSFVEE
- a CDS encoding type II secretion system protein, translated to MSSKSGCRVQGSGRRVRYTLNPKPYTLHPQSGLTLVELIICVAIVALLASAAIPIARFQVKRTKERELRRDLWEMRDAIDHYKDAADKGAFQIKADSLGYPPDLQTLVDGVEVTAAQGKKVKFLRRIPVDPMTNNTDWGLRSNQDDTDSDSFGGQNVFDVHSKSTGTALDGTKYSTW
- a CDS encoding NAD(P)-dependent alcohol dehydrogenase, with product MKAILRTQYGPPDLLQFAEVATPVPGEREVMIKLCAAAVNPLDLYLMKGAPWDRMPGLRRRKPMILGCDVAGRVEAVGKAVNGFQAGDEVFGVTGFKGQGFAEYVCVAEENLGPKPGNLTFEEAAAVPVAAITALQGLRDKGRIRPGSKVLVEGASGGVGTFAVQIAKAFGADVTAVCSTRNVEIARSIGADRVIDYTKEDFTRDAQRYDLILGANAHHSILDYRSALTENGVYVAAGGGLFQIFEVFVMAPVLSRMGRKKMGFFLTKVTRKDLDFMKDLLESGKVVPVIDRRYRLSEAAEALRYLAEGHAQGKIVLTVSQRLDI
- a CDS encoding M48 family metallopeptidase, which produces MRSVTHLGLTAFLTLSVAAWSQTQTQTPANTPPPAQTPTTSPSSAPDQSTAQSTPVNATIPSDIPAEKPIPGHPTATPKESKDAAAAVKAENKTDRLPSPGEDMKTNIKPGSEDDVNSVGTRNIGGRGLANWYSTDWEIRTGKQYSMEIEKSAHMVNDPVIVEYVNRVGQNIVKNSDCKVPFTIKVIDSDEINAMALPGGFFYVNSGLILAADEEAELAGVMAHETAHVCAHHAARQMTKMNYAQIGSIPLIIFTQGSWTGYGIYEATQLAIPLSFLQFSRMDEAEADWLGVQYMYKSGYDPQAFVQFFEKLDALEKHKPGTLAKVFADHPQTPDRIMHSEEEIATILPARPDYMVTTSEFDDVKSRLARLENKRKINDGKGGNKPTLRRTASGNGNNDPNNPNNPASSTDDRPTLGRRN